A window of the Diorhabda carinulata isolate Delta chromosome 1, icDioCari1.1, whole genome shotgun sequence genome harbors these coding sequences:
- the LOC130900539 gene encoding nucleolar protein dao-5-like isoform X2: MDNPAVGERDILKGINNLSKSIMKLTRKGESLSPEVLHIASRLSESVMTLSTKTVNITNGILDAIDNFCEMIRSMSINNMAMIYKFLKTMDCLTKIIVSFSGKKGVMDSAEMINFFSAVACPSVSKDIVKCINRLCKTVMELSIKRENMSESLLGSINNLSRSIMELSTKRANIEHDDLSAINCKSEAILNLFNKKVEAIYESQATKNLVESELNSSDESDEDCPVQSSKSVSGKAQVTKKLVESELNSSDESDEDSPVHPSVAGEKKATKELVESELNSSDESDEDDPTHPSKHAPNKGQVTKKLIENKLDNSDEDAYPTHPYKSVPDEIFSPTSSFLKPKKKFHVKKVHMAHDKITQTRRSKVRKLDSNSDSDERESRLKIRRIDESHEARAAARSLDDRGECSRNVANKETFDAESLRKSLNNPPEISMRQCIPMIPVDNRPAYDEDVIEILDESSKESLFHLLSSSSERGTFRSGLSLKVLKYATYPNQTGSTASPFNTDSPASPNEEQHAASSTEKQHAASSKEKLHLASSKKNKQHPDFSDEYECSPSAMKRQSSTSSDEEQSASSLDVNQSRDTEQKQRHFSSDEIQSSDEKQSLTSQVSLPHTPTPDEEQPQVSSDGERSQTSTDEIGSRASSGEKRSPVFSDEPSADEALSPV, from the exons ATGGATAATCCAGCCGTGGGAGAAAGG GATATCCTCAAAGGTATAAATAACTTGTCTAAGTCCATTATGAAATTAACCCGCAAAGGGGAAAGCCTGTCGCCG GAAGTGCTCCATATTGCAAGTAGATTGTCTGAATCCGTAATGACATTATCCACTAAAACCGTTAATATTACTAAT GGTATCCTTGATGCTATAGATAACTTCTGTGAAATGATAAGGAGTATGTCTATCAATAATATGGCAATGATATAT AAGTTCCTCAAAACCATGGATTGTTTGACTAAAATCATAGTATCATTTTCCGGCAAAAAAGGTGTA aTGGATTCAGctgaaatgattaattttttctctgcTGTCGCGTGCCCCTCTGTGTCAAAG GATATTGTTAAATGCATAAATCGCTTATGTAAGACTGTAATGGAATTATCCATCAAAAGAGAGAACATGTCAGAA agTTTACTCGGCTCTATCAATAACTTGTCCAGAAGCATAATGGAATTATCCACCAAACGGGCGAATATAGAACAT GATGatctgagtgctataaattgcaAATCTGAAGCAATTCTgaatttattcaacaaaaaagtCGAAGCCATATAT GAATCACAGGCTACCAAAAATCTAGTTGAAAGTGAATTGAACAGTTCTGACGAATCCGATGAAGATTGCCCTGTTCAATCATCTAAATCTGTATCAGGA aaaGCACAAGTTACCAAAAAACTCGTTGAAAGTGAATTGAACAGTTCTGATGAATCCGATGAAGATAGCCCTGTTCATCCATCTGTAGCAGGA gaaaaaaaaGCTACCAAAGAACTTGTTGAAAGTGAATTGAACAGTTCTGATGAATCTGATGAAGATGATCCTACTCATCCATCTAAACATGCACCAAAT aaaGGACAAGTTACCaaaaaacttattgaaaataaattggacAATTCTGATGAAGATGCCTACCCTACTCATCCATATAAATCTGTACCTGAC gaaattttcaGTCCTACTAGTAGCTTCCTCAAGCCcaagaaaaaatttcatgtcaaaaaagTTCATATGGCACAT GACAAGATTACTCAAACCAGGAGATCTAAAGTAAGGAAACTAGATTCCAAT AGTGACAGTGACGAAAGAGAGTCCCGCttgaaaataagaagaatagaTGAATCGCACGAAGCCAGAGCAGCTGCAAGAAGTCTG GATGACAGGGGAGAATGTTCAAGAAATGTTGCTAATAAG GAGACCTTCGATGCTGAAAGCTTGAGAAAATCTTTGAATAATCCACCAGAAATTTCAATGAGGCAATGCATTCCAATGATACCTGTTGACAATAGACCA GCTTACGATGAGGACGTTATTGAGATATTA gATGAGAGCTCGAAAGAATCTTTGTTCCATTTGCTGTCGAGTTCAAGTGAACGCGGTACATTTAGATCC GGTCTATCTTTGAAAGTATTGAAGTATGCGACATATCCAAACCAGACAGGTTCTACAGCCTCTCCCTTCAATACAGATTCTCCGGCTTCTCCGAACGAGGAACAGCATGCAGCATCTTCAACGGAGAAACAGCATGCAGCATCTTCGAAGGAGAAACTGCATCTAGCctcttctaaaaaaaataaacaacatcCAGACTTTTCAGACGAGTATGAATGCTCACCCTCGGCAATGAAGAGACAGTCCTCAACCTCTTCAGATGAAGAACAATCTGCAAGCTCTCTAGATGTGAACCAATCTCGTGATACAGAGCAGAAACAGCGTCATTTTTCTTCAGATGAAATACAATCTTCAGATGAAAAGCAATCTCTAACCTCTCAAGTCAGTCTTCCGCATACACCCACTCCAGACGAGGAACAACCTCAAGTTTCCTCAGATGGAGAACGCTCTCAAACCTCCACAGATGAGATAGGATCTCGAGCGTCCTCAGGCGAGAAAAGGTCTCCAGTCTTTTCAGATGAGCCGTCTGCAGACGAGGCATTGTCTCCAGTTTAA
- the LOC130900539 gene encoding dentin sialophosphoprotein-like isoform X1: MDNPAVGERDILKGINNLSKSIMKLTRKGESLSPEVLHIASRLSESVMTLSTKTVNITNGILDAIDNFCEMIRSMSINNMAMIYKFLKTMDCLTKIIVSFSGKKGVMDSAEMINFFSAVACPSVSKDIVKCINRLCKTVMELSIKRENMSESLLGSINNLSRSIMELSTKRANIEHDDLSAINCKSEAILNLFNKKVEAIYESQATKNLVESELNSSDESDEDCPVQSSKSVSGKAQVTKKLVESELNSSDESDEDSPVHPSVAGVSNEKKATKELVESELNSSDESDEDDPTHPSKHAPNKGQVTKKLIENKLDNSDEDAYPTHPYKSVPDEIFSPTSSFLKPKKKFHVKKVHMAHDKITQTRRSKVRKLDSNSDSDERESRLKIRRIDESHEARAAARSLDDRGECSRNVANKETFDAESLRKSLNNPPEISMRQCIPMIPVDNRPAYDEDVIEILDESSKESLFHLLSSSSERGTFRSGLSLKVLKYATYPNQTGSTASPFNTDSPASPNEEQHAASSTEKQHAASSKEKLHLASSKKNKQHPDFSDEYECSPSAMKRQSSTSSDEEQSASSLDVNQSRDTEQKQRHFSSDEIQSSDEKQSLTSQVSLPHTPTPDEEQPQVSSDGERSQTSTDEIGSRASSGEKRSPVFSDEPSADEALSPV; encoded by the exons ATGGATAATCCAGCCGTGGGAGAAAGG GATATCCTCAAAGGTATAAATAACTTGTCTAAGTCCATTATGAAATTAACCCGCAAAGGGGAAAGCCTGTCGCCG GAAGTGCTCCATATTGCAAGTAGATTGTCTGAATCCGTAATGACATTATCCACTAAAACCGTTAATATTACTAAT GGTATCCTTGATGCTATAGATAACTTCTGTGAAATGATAAGGAGTATGTCTATCAATAATATGGCAATGATATAT AAGTTCCTCAAAACCATGGATTGTTTGACTAAAATCATAGTATCATTTTCCGGCAAAAAAGGTGTA aTGGATTCAGctgaaatgattaattttttctctgcTGTCGCGTGCCCCTCTGTGTCAAAG GATATTGTTAAATGCATAAATCGCTTATGTAAGACTGTAATGGAATTATCCATCAAAAGAGAGAACATGTCAGAA agTTTACTCGGCTCTATCAATAACTTGTCCAGAAGCATAATGGAATTATCCACCAAACGGGCGAATATAGAACAT GATGatctgagtgctataaattgcaAATCTGAAGCAATTCTgaatttattcaacaaaaaagtCGAAGCCATATAT GAATCACAGGCTACCAAAAATCTAGTTGAAAGTGAATTGAACAGTTCTGACGAATCCGATGAAGATTGCCCTGTTCAATCATCTAAATCTGTATCAGGA aaaGCACAAGTTACCAAAAAACTCGTTGAAAGTGAATTGAACAGTTCTGATGAATCCGATGAAGATAGCCCTGTTCATCCATCTGTAGCAGGAGTAAGTAAT gaaaaaaaaGCTACCAAAGAACTTGTTGAAAGTGAATTGAACAGTTCTGATGAATCTGATGAAGATGATCCTACTCATCCATCTAAACATGCACCAAAT aaaGGACAAGTTACCaaaaaacttattgaaaataaattggacAATTCTGATGAAGATGCCTACCCTACTCATCCATATAAATCTGTACCTGAC gaaattttcaGTCCTACTAGTAGCTTCCTCAAGCCcaagaaaaaatttcatgtcaaaaaagTTCATATGGCACAT GACAAGATTACTCAAACCAGGAGATCTAAAGTAAGGAAACTAGATTCCAAT AGTGACAGTGACGAAAGAGAGTCCCGCttgaaaataagaagaatagaTGAATCGCACGAAGCCAGAGCAGCTGCAAGAAGTCTG GATGACAGGGGAGAATGTTCAAGAAATGTTGCTAATAAG GAGACCTTCGATGCTGAAAGCTTGAGAAAATCTTTGAATAATCCACCAGAAATTTCAATGAGGCAATGCATTCCAATGATACCTGTTGACAATAGACCA GCTTACGATGAGGACGTTATTGAGATATTA gATGAGAGCTCGAAAGAATCTTTGTTCCATTTGCTGTCGAGTTCAAGTGAACGCGGTACATTTAGATCC GGTCTATCTTTGAAAGTATTGAAGTATGCGACATATCCAAACCAGACAGGTTCTACAGCCTCTCCCTTCAATACAGATTCTCCGGCTTCTCCGAACGAGGAACAGCATGCAGCATCTTCAACGGAGAAACAGCATGCAGCATCTTCGAAGGAGAAACTGCATCTAGCctcttctaaaaaaaataaacaacatcCAGACTTTTCAGACGAGTATGAATGCTCACCCTCGGCAATGAAGAGACAGTCCTCAACCTCTTCAGATGAAGAACAATCTGCAAGCTCTCTAGATGTGAACCAATCTCGTGATACAGAGCAGAAACAGCGTCATTTTTCTTCAGATGAAATACAATCTTCAGATGAAAAGCAATCTCTAACCTCTCAAGTCAGTCTTCCGCATACACCCACTCCAGACGAGGAACAACCTCAAGTTTCCTCAGATGGAGAACGCTCTCAAACCTCCACAGATGAGATAGGATCTCGAGCGTCCTCAGGCGAGAAAAGGTCTCCAGTCTTTTCAGATGAGCCGTCTGCAGACGAGGCATTGTCTCCAGTTTAA
- the LOC130904035 gene encoding galactosylgalactosylxylosylprotein 3-beta-glucuronosyltransferase P-like gives MRISTKLYLIVFMCAFIILVQYHIYNPWVIPSLNNEEIQREDFSRKLQQVPCYNTATTDVSDLPPLYIITPTYRRPEQIAELTRLSHTLMLVPNLTWLVIEDAYKTNDLVEEILKKSGLKYQYMTAPMPAEYKNKTKGAKPRGVSNRNKGIEWIREHAKTGVLYFADDDNTYDLELFSDIRYTKRVSMFPVGLITKAGVSSPIVKHGVFAGFYDGWIGGRKFAVDMAGFAVSVEFLLKRPTAKMPFKPGFEEDGFLKSLSPFEPRDVELLASNCTKILVWHTQAKKNEPSLPLDMVKHNNTNLIMLKKILV, from the exons ATGAGGATATCTACGAAACTATATCTAATAGTATTTATGTGTGCATTTATTATATTAGTACAATATCATATATACAACCCGTGGGTGATACCTTCTCTCAATAATGAAGAAATTCAACGAGAGGATTTCTCTAGAAAACTACAACAAGTGCCG tgCTATAACACAGCTACAACTGATGTATCGGATTTGCCTCCTCTGTATATCATTACTCCTACCTATAGAAGACCTGAACAAATAGCTGAATTAACCCGGCTATCTCACACTCTAATGTTAGTGCCGAATCTTACATGGTTAGTGATAGAAGATGCCTACAAAACCAACGATCTCGTAGaagaaatcttgaaaaaatctGGATTGAAGTATCAGTATATGACTG CGCCTATGCCTgctgaatataaaaataaaaccaaaggAGCAAAGCCTAGAGGAGTTTCTAATAGAAATAAAGGTATAGAATGGATACGAGAACATGCTAAAACTGGAGTATTGTATTTTGCAGATGACGACAATACATACGATTTGGAATTATTTAGTGAC ATAAGATACACAAAACGAGTATCAATGTTTCCAGTGGGATTAATTACAAAAGCAGGAGTAAGTTCTCCTATTGTTAAGCATGGAGTTTTTGCCGGTTTCTATGATGGATGGATTGGTGGCAGAAAATTTGCTGTTGATATGGCTGGTTTTGCAGTTTCTGTAGAATTTCTACTTAAACGCCCTACCGCTAAGATGCCTTTTAAACCAGGTTTTGAAGAAGATGGATTTTTGAAGAGTTTGTCTCCTTTTGAACCTAGAGATGTTGAGTTACTAGCGTCTAATTGTACAAAA ATATTGGTATGGCACACACAGGCAAAGAAAAATGAACCGTCGTTGCCTCTAGATATGGTTAAACATAATAATACAAACCTCATAatgctcaaaaaaattttagtctAG